The DNA sequence AGAGGAGCCAATTTTTCCTTTCCTTCCGGACTATCCACTACAACGAAACGCCAAGGCTGCATATTGACAGAAGACGGAGCGGTCACCGCCTCATCAATCATCGCCAGCATTTCTTCGCGGGGAATCTTAACCGTGTCATCATAGAGACGAATTGAGCGACGGCCAAAAATAATAGCATCAAAATTATTGGTTTTCATTTTTTTATTCTTTCTTAAAAATCTTCATCCAGTCGCCGCCATTCTCACATAAGATCACAGCATGCCCCCACCACATTGATGCAGCGGCTAAGTGCTTTTATCGAGCGAGCTATCATAAAAAATGTGTTCCAAATGGGATTGGCCTGTCGACTCCGAACTTCGACCCGTTTCATGCCATAAGAGGTATCCGCATGATTGAAACTATACGGCTTTCAATCTGTTCGGTGAAAACTGGCCATCGGCAGCTAGACTGATATTTATCAGCGATGAAAAAAGAGGCTCTCCACTCATAATAGAGATTCTCTTTTCAAACAAATTATCATAGGCTGTTTAAGAAGCATCCTAACGTGGCATATTACATGACTTCGCAACCTGGCTTTCCAGCGCATAGTGCATCGCACAGATTTTCTTCTGCCGCAAGAGCTTCCTATAGTTTTGCCATACCAGCATCAATACTTTCAGTACCTGACAGCATTTGAATGATCTTTCCCTTAGTATTTGGATACTGGATGATTTTGGCCAACACTTCTGCCACATCAGGAATAGGATTGCGGCCAACCTTTTCAGGAGCAAAGGTTACCAGCCCAGTTCCTGCTTCTTCCGCTAAGCCGCCTGGCTGCAGGATTGTATAGTCTAGGTCTGTCTGATGTACCAGGTAATTATCGGCAAAAAACTTAGCAATATTATAGTCCGTCAATTGGTCTAAGCCCGCTTGGTTCCACTTTTCTGGCTCTGTCGCAAAGAGAGAACTGAGCATGATATAGCGTTTGATGCCGGCTAATTGAGCTGCTTGCATTGATTTGACAGCGCCGAAAGCATCAGTTTGCAAGAGATCCTTACCTCGTGAACCCGCTAAGAAATAAATGACATCCATACCGCGCAGGCTCTTAGCCAAATCCGCTACAGAATCATGGAGATTGAAGGAGATAGGCTTGACCTTTTCAGTTTCCTCGACCTTGGATAAATCTCTAACGCCCGCGTAAACCGTATGACCAGCCGAGACCAGACGTTCAGACAGTTCACTTGCGACTCGGCCGTTGGCTCCAATAATAAAAATTTTCATTGTAATTCTCCTTAGAATATTTGCTTTAGTAATCACCAAAGGCTAGATGGATTTATTCTATCGTTTTATTAAAGTTCTGTCCAAAAATTGCTACCGGAAGGAGGTAAACAAAAAAACGGGAGTAGGATCAACCCAAAAATTGAAAATTTTGGTTCTCTCCACTCCATGATTTTAAGATGATGACCTGAAACGGTCGCTTTCCAGACCGTTTTGACACTTGCTTTGCAAGTTTTATTCCCGATTAAAAAGGTCTCCCAGACCTTTTTAACCCACCCCCACACAGTTGACTAGGTTTTCCGCTTTGGCCTTGTGGAAAAATGGAGGTCAACTGTCTGGGAGACAGTTGAAGATTGTAGATAAGGCTAGCAGAGCTAGTCTCACTGCCAACCACTGCGCCAAAAGTTTATTCCAAAACAAGAAGACTGGACGATTTTTTTGCCCAGCCTCATCTTTGCTTATTCTTCCACCAATTTAATATCTGCTCCCAAGGCTGTCAATTTTTCAATAATATTGGCATAGCCTCGCAGGATAAATTCAATATTGGTGATCTCAGTCTGTCCCTTAGCCATTAATCCAGCCGTTACCAAGGCAGCTCCAGCCCGCAGGTCGGTTGCCTTAACTGCTGCTCCAGTCAATTGACTTGGGCCATTGTAGACGATTTTACCTCCTAGAACTGTGATATCAGCCCCCATGCGAGCCAGTTCTGGCACATGATTAATACGTTTTTCATAGATAGTATCAAGGATAGTTCCTCGACCGTGGGCTGTCAATAAGAGCGGAGTAATCGGCTGTTGCAAATCAGTCGCAAAGCCCGGATAAGGTGAGGTCCGAACAGAAATGGCCTTGAGGTTCTCCTGCTTTTCAACATAGATTGCATCTTCGTCAACGGTCATCCGAACGCCCATTTCCTCCAGTTTGGAAATAAAGCTATCCAAGTGTTCGTAGAGGACATTGGTAATACGGACACCCTCACCAATAGCCGCCGCCATGGCGATATAGGTACCAGCCTCAATTCGGTCTGGAATGACTTGGTGACGGGTCCCGCCTAGACGTTCAACGCCATCAATGGTAATGATATTGGTTCCAGCTCCACGAACATGCGCTCCCATATTATTAAGTAAGGTCGCTACATCAATGATTTCAGGCTCTCTGGCAGCATTTTCAATCACGGTTCGGCCTTGGGCCTTGACCGCTGCCAGCATAGTATTGATCGTCGCACCAACGCTGACTGTATCCATATAGATATGAGCCCCTTGCATGGGCTTACCACCAGTCGCCAAACGCATAGCTTCTGCTTCATAGGAAATACTGGCTCCCATGGCTTCAAAAGCCTTAAGGTGTAGGTCAATCGGACGTGGGCCCAAATCACAACCACCAGGCAGACCGACGACAGCCTGACCAAAGCGACCTAGGAGACTTCCATAAAAGTAATAAGAAGCTCGCAGACTATTGATTTTACCGAATGGCATGGGCATATCTTTGACACCGCGCGGGTCAATTTCAAGCGTTTCACCATCACGCTTGACCTTAGCTCCCATGATCTCCATGATTTCTACCAGACTGTCTACATCACTGATGGCAGGCACTCCATCCAGAGTCACGGGATCATCTGCTAGAATAATGGCGGGAATCAGAGCAACAACAGAATTTTTCGCACCTGATACAGCCACTTCACCTGAAAGCGGCCTACCTCCATTGATAATAATTTTTCGCATACCTTATTTTCTTTCTATCACTTGAATTCAACCTTTTCATTATAGCAGAGATTAAGGAATTTGACAACGAGTGGCAAATATCTCATAAAAATAGGATAGTTCTCAGCATAAGTTCCAATCCTCAGAGAGAGACCGAAGATTACATTAGGCTGAGACTTAATGCTGTCTGAGTTTATCTGCCTTTCTCAACCCAAATTTTCTGTTCTAAAATGTCTGGAACCTAATCTGGGAATCTAGCTTTACTCAAATTAATGGTTGCCCAATCTTAACGGTGGAGTGGCAGGATCGTACTGCTTTTTAGGAATCTGAGTGGGACTATTTCTTGACACAAAAAAACTACACCCGTTCAGGAGTGTAGTTCGTTTGCTTAGTTGACAGCTGCTTTGAGGGCATCCACCTTGTCCAATTTTTCCCATGGCAGGTCGATATCGGTTCGGCCCATGTGGCCGTAAGCTGCCGTTTGGCGATAGATGGGCCGTTTGAGATCCAGCATTTTGATAATACCAGCTGGTCGCAAATCGAAGTTTTCTCTTACTGCTGCTTCTAGCTTGCTTTCAGAAACTTGACCAGTTCCAAAGGTATCCACCCGAACAGAAACCGGATGGGCCACACCGATGGCATAGGCCAACTGAACCTCAGCCTTGTCAGCCAAACCGGCAGCGACAATATTTTTGGC is a window from the Streptococcus criceti HS-6 genome containing:
- a CDS encoding SDR family oxidoreductase, with product MKIFIIGANGRVASELSERLVSAGHTVYAGVRDLSKVEETEKVKPISFNLHDSVADLAKSLRGMDVIYFLAGSRGKDLLQTDAFGAVKSMQAAQLAGIKRYIMLSSLFATEPEKWNQAGLDQLTDYNIAKFFADNYLVHQTDLDYTILQPGGLAEEAGTGLVTFAPEKVGRNPIPDVAEVLAKIIQYPNTKGKIIQMLSGTESIDAGMAKL
- a CDS encoding UDP-N-acetylglucosamine 1-carboxyvinyltransferase: MRKIIINGGRPLSGEVAVSGAKNSVVALIPAIILADDPVTLDGVPAISDVDSLVEIMEIMGAKVKRDGETLEIDPRGVKDMPMPFGKINSLRASYYFYGSLLGRFGQAVVGLPGGCDLGPRPIDLHLKAFEAMGASISYEAEAMRLATGGKPMQGAHIYMDTVSVGATINTMLAAVKAQGRTVIENAAREPEIIDVATLLNNMGAHVRGAGTNIITIDGVERLGGTRHQVIPDRIEAGTYIAMAAAIGEGVRITNVLYEHLDSFISKLEEMGVRMTVDEDAIYVEKQENLKAISVRTSPYPGFATDLQQPITPLLLTAHGRGTILDTIYEKRINHVPELARMGADITVLGGKIVYNGPSQLTGAAVKATDLRAGAALVTAGLMAKGQTEITNIEFILRGYANIIEKLTALGADIKLVEE